In Rhodothermus marinus DSM 4252, a single genomic region encodes these proteins:
- a CDS encoding ThuA domain-containing protein, producing MWLLHPSLLLGALLLLGACSMPGNGQPADDEPAFRVLVFSRTAGYRHDSIPDGIAAIQELGAAHGFQVTATEDPAYFQPDSLAKFAVVVFLNTSGDVLDALQQEAFRAYIQNGGGFVGVHAASDTEYDWSWYGNLVGAYFKNHPHIQEAVVRVVDRTHPSTKELPEAWTRTDEWYNFRENPRTKGVQVLAVLDETTYEGGEMGEDHPISWYHLYDGGRAWYTAMGHTKESYAEPLFRQHLLGGILWAAGRTQ from the coding sequence ATGTGGCTACTACACCCATCTCTGCTACTGGGCGCCCTGCTTCTGCTGGGCGCCTGCTCGATGCCGGGCAACGGCCAGCCTGCCGATGACGAACCAGCCTTCCGAGTACTGGTCTTCAGCCGGACCGCCGGCTACCGACACGATTCGATTCCGGACGGTATCGCCGCGATTCAGGAGCTGGGCGCCGCGCACGGCTTTCAGGTGACGGCCACGGAAGACCCGGCCTACTTCCAGCCCGACTCGCTGGCAAAGTTCGCCGTGGTAGTCTTCCTGAATACGTCGGGCGACGTGCTCGACGCGCTTCAGCAGGAGGCCTTCCGGGCCTACATCCAGAATGGCGGCGGGTTCGTGGGTGTCCATGCCGCCAGCGACACGGAGTACGACTGGTCCTGGTACGGCAATCTGGTGGGCGCCTACTTCAAAAATCACCCGCACATTCAGGAAGCCGTCGTGCGTGTGGTGGACCGCACGCATCCGTCCACAAAGGAGCTGCCTGAGGCCTGGACGCGCACGGACGAATGGTACAACTTCCGCGAAAACCCGCGCACGAAGGGTGTGCAGGTGCTGGCCGTGCTGGACGAAACCACTTACGAGGGGGGCGAGATGGGTGAGGATCACCCGATCTCGTGGTACCACCTCTACGACGGCGGACGGGCCTGGTACACGGCCATGGGCCACACGAAGGAAAGCTACGCGGAGCCGCTTTTCCGACAGCACCTGCTGGGCGGAATCCTGTGGGCGGCCGGTCGGACGCAATAG
- a CDS encoding sugar phosphate isomerase/epimerase family protein has protein sequence MARPVTLFTGQWADLPLETLAKKAAEWGYDGLELACWGDHFDVQRALKEDGYCEERLELLARYGLKVWAISNHLVGQAVCDNIDERHKSILPPHVWGDGDPEGVRQRAAREMMDTARAAAKLGVKVVNGFTGSSIWHLLYAFPPLLPGMIEKGYEDFARRWNPILDVFEEVGVRFALEVHPTEIAFDISSAERALEAIGYRESFGFNYDPSHLGYQGVDYVAFIERFADRIYHVHMKDVWWSPVPKRSGVFGGHLEFGHRDRYWDFRSIGRGNIRFEEIIRALNRIGYDGPLSIEWEDIGMDREHGAREACARVKAMDFPPSAAAFDAAFARERQAQAT, from the coding sequence ATGGCACGACCGGTTACCCTGTTTACCGGACAGTGGGCGGACCTGCCGCTGGAGACGCTCGCCAAGAAAGCGGCCGAATGGGGCTACGATGGCCTGGAGCTGGCCTGCTGGGGCGATCACTTCGACGTGCAGCGTGCGCTCAAAGAGGACGGCTACTGCGAGGAGCGGCTGGAGTTGCTGGCCCGCTACGGGCTGAAAGTCTGGGCTATCAGTAACCACCTGGTGGGCCAGGCCGTCTGCGACAACATCGACGAGCGCCACAAGTCGATCCTGCCGCCGCACGTATGGGGCGACGGCGACCCTGAAGGCGTGCGCCAGCGGGCAGCCCGGGAGATGATGGACACCGCCCGGGCGGCCGCCAAACTGGGGGTTAAGGTGGTCAACGGCTTTACGGGGAGCAGCATCTGGCATCTGCTCTACGCCTTCCCGCCGCTGCTGCCCGGCATGATCGAGAAGGGCTACGAGGATTTTGCCCGCCGCTGGAATCCGATCCTGGATGTGTTCGAGGAGGTAGGCGTGCGCTTCGCGCTCGAAGTGCACCCGACCGAGATCGCCTTCGACATTTCGTCGGCCGAGCGGGCGCTGGAGGCCATCGGCTATCGCGAATCGTTCGGCTTCAACTACGATCCAAGCCATCTGGGCTACCAGGGCGTCGACTACGTGGCGTTCATCGAGCGCTTTGCGGACCGCATCTACCACGTGCACATGAAGGACGTCTGGTGGTCGCCCGTGCCGAAGCGTTCCGGCGTTTTTGGCGGGCACCTCGAGTTCGGACACCGCGACCGCTACTGGGACTTCCGCTCGATCGGCCGCGGCAACATCCGCTTCGAGGAGATCATCCGGGCACTGAACCGGATTGGCTACGACGGCCCGCTTTCGATCGAGTGGGAAGACATCGGCATGGACCGCGAGCACGGCGCCCGCGAAGCCTGTGCCCGCGTCAAAGCGATGGACTTCCCACCGTCGGCGGCCGCGTTTGACGCGGCCTTCGCCCGCGAACGCCAGGCCCAGGCGACCTGA
- a CDS encoding Gfo/Idh/MocA family protein has protein sequence MPLNRKLRYGMVGGGPGAFIGAVHRKAAALDGEIELVAGAFSSDPEKSRQMGAMLHLDPRRVYRSYEEMVEKEAALPPEERIDFVSIVTPNHLHYPIAKAFIEAGFHVVCDKPMTTTLEEAEDLCRLVARHNVLFALTHNYSGYPMVKQARAMVQEGLLGEIRKIVVEYPQGWLATPLEQTGQKQAAWRTDPKLAGAGALGDIGSHAEHLARYITGLELDRLCADITTFVPGRKVEDDANLLVHYQNGARGILYASQVSVGEENNLRIRVYGTKASLEWHQEEPNYLYVRYSDRPEEVYKRGNEYLAPAARRASRLPSGHPEAFIEAFANIYLNFARTLKARLAGEKPDPLDLDFPTVQDGARGVHFILTALESGRRRAWVDARYTPPGA, from the coding sequence ATGCCGTTGAACCGTAAGCTTCGCTATGGCATGGTAGGCGGCGGCCCCGGTGCCTTTATCGGTGCCGTACATCGCAAAGCCGCCGCGCTGGATGGTGAGATCGAACTGGTGGCCGGGGCTTTTTCGTCCGATCCGGAAAAGTCGCGCCAGATGGGCGCCATGCTGCACCTGGATCCCCGGCGCGTCTATCGTTCCTACGAGGAAATGGTCGAAAAAGAGGCGGCGCTGCCGCCCGAGGAACGGATCGACTTCGTGTCGATCGTCACGCCCAATCATCTGCATTACCCGATTGCGAAAGCCTTCATCGAAGCCGGCTTTCATGTGGTGTGCGACAAGCCCATGACGACCACGCTGGAAGAGGCCGAGGATCTGTGCCGGCTGGTGGCCCGCCACAACGTGCTCTTTGCGCTGACGCACAACTACTCGGGCTACCCCATGGTCAAGCAGGCGCGGGCCATGGTGCAGGAAGGGCTGCTGGGCGAGATTCGCAAGATCGTGGTCGAGTATCCGCAGGGCTGGCTGGCCACACCGCTGGAGCAGACCGGCCAGAAGCAGGCCGCCTGGCGCACCGATCCGAAGCTGGCCGGTGCCGGGGCGCTGGGCGACATCGGCTCGCATGCCGAACACCTGGCCCGCTACATTACCGGGCTGGAGCTGGACCGCCTGTGCGCCGACATCACCACGTTCGTGCCCGGCCGCAAGGTCGAAGACGACGCGAACCTGCTCGTCCACTACCAGAACGGCGCCCGTGGCATCCTCTACGCCTCACAGGTATCGGTGGGCGAAGAAAACAATCTGAGGATCCGGGTCTACGGCACGAAAGCCTCGCTCGAGTGGCATCAGGAAGAACCAAACTACCTGTACGTGCGCTATTCCGACCGGCCCGAGGAGGTCTACAAGCGGGGCAACGAATACCTGGCCCCGGCCGCCCGCCGGGCTTCGCGGCTGCCTTCGGGCCATCCGGAAGCCTTTATCGAAGCGTTCGCGAACATCTACCTGAACTTTGCCCGGACGCTCAAGGCGCGGCTGGCCGGCGAAAAGCCCGATCCGCTGGATCTGGATTTTCCGACCGTACAGGACGGCGCGCGCGGCGTGCACTTCATCCTGACTGCACTCGAAAGCGGCCGCCGTCGCGCCTGGGTCGATGCACGCTACACGCCACCCGGAGCCTGA
- a CDS encoding sugar phosphate isomerase/epimerase family protein: protein MDRRDFLRTAGGLALGGLTVALGCRPSESQSSQSQNASGGMRRLERIGLQLYTVRTLMEQDVPRTLEQVAEIGYREVEFAGYYNYTPQELHQMLENLGLSAPATHVPYQALEENLEATLEAAQVLGHRYVVVPWLPPEQRQTLDDYRRWAEHFNRWGEACRAAGVQFAYHNHDFEFARLDDQVPYDVLLAETDPELVKMELDLYWITYAGHDPLAYLQQHPERFPLCHVKDMTAERQMTDVGQGTIDFAKIFAQAQFQHYFVEHDQPEDPLASIRRSYEYLSQLTF from the coding sequence ATGGATCGCCGCGATTTTCTGCGCACGGCTGGTGGGCTGGCGCTGGGAGGGCTGACGGTGGCGCTGGGCTGCCGTCCATCCGAAAGCCAGTCTTCACAGAGCCAGAACGCCTCGGGTGGCATGCGCCGCCTGGAACGCATCGGGCTGCAGCTCTACACGGTGCGGACGCTCATGGAGCAGGACGTGCCGCGTACGCTGGAGCAGGTAGCCGAGATCGGCTATCGCGAGGTGGAATTTGCGGGTTACTACAACTACACGCCACAGGAGCTGCACCAGATGCTCGAAAACCTGGGACTTTCGGCTCCCGCCACGCATGTGCCCTACCAGGCGCTCGAAGAAAATCTGGAGGCTACGCTGGAGGCTGCGCAGGTGCTGGGGCATCGCTATGTGGTGGTGCCCTGGCTGCCGCCCGAGCAGCGTCAGACGCTCGACGACTACCGGCGCTGGGCCGAGCACTTCAACCGCTGGGGGGAGGCCTGCAGGGCTGCAGGCGTGCAGTTCGCCTACCACAACCACGATTTCGAGTTTGCCCGCCTCGACGATCAGGTGCCCTACGACGTGCTGCTGGCCGAGACGGATCCGGAGCTGGTCAAGATGGAGCTGGACCTGTACTGGATCACCTACGCCGGGCACGATCCGCTGGCCTACCTGCAGCAGCACCCCGAACGCTTTCCGCTCTGCCACGTCAAGGACATGACGGCCGAGCGGCAGATGACGGACGTAGGGCAGGGGACCATCGACTTCGCGAAGATCTTTGCGCAGGCGCAGTTCCAGCACTATTTTGTGGAACACGACCAACCCGAGGATCCGCTGGCCAGCATCCGGCGCAGCTACGAGTACCTGTCGCAACTGACCTTCTAA
- a CDS encoding gluconate 2-dehydrogenase subunit 3 family protein → MDRREALKRLALLTGGALSMSTIAGVLGGCRAGSAPGYRPQTLSSDQHELVATIAELIIPETDTPGARAAGVPEFIDRMLTDWMYAAEREHFLQELSRVDALAQERFGRPFVRASEEQQVQLLQELEQEARQTEPRRVVIDRATGQIVDGPDTSAEDIAQGRPPRTLTVELRPFFRVMKELTVVGYYTSEVGATQELRLNLVPGRYDACVPYDQIGRAWA, encoded by the coding sequence ATGGATCGACGCGAAGCATTGAAGCGGCTGGCCCTGCTGACGGGCGGGGCGCTGTCGATGTCGACGATTGCGGGCGTGCTGGGTGGCTGCCGGGCCGGTTCGGCGCCGGGCTACCGGCCGCAGACGCTTTCGTCCGATCAGCACGAGCTGGTGGCCACGATCGCCGAGCTGATCATTCCGGAGACCGACACGCCGGGCGCCCGCGCGGCCGGGGTGCCGGAGTTCATCGATCGGATGCTGACGGACTGGATGTACGCGGCCGAGCGCGAGCACTTTCTGCAGGAGCTCTCCCGGGTGGATGCGCTGGCGCAGGAGCGGTTCGGGCGACCGTTCGTGCGGGCTTCGGAGGAACAGCAGGTGCAGCTGTTGCAGGAGCTGGAGCAGGAGGCCCGCCAGACCGAGCCGCGCCGCGTGGTGATCGACCGGGCCACGGGCCAGATCGTCGACGGGCCAGACACATCGGCCGAAGACATCGCGCAGGGACGTCCGCCACGCACGCTGACGGTGGAGCTGCGGCCGTTTTTCCGGGTGATGAAGGAGCTGACGGTGGTGGGTTACTACACCTCGGAAGTGGGGGCCACGCAGGAACTGCGGCTCAACCTGGTGCCCGGGCGCTACGACGCCTGCGTGCCCTACGACCAGATCGGCCGCGCCTGGGCGTGA
- a CDS encoding GMC oxidoreductase yields MVKKNVFVARPPEVYDAIVVGSGISGGWAAKELCELGLKTLVLERGRLLEHGKDYVTEHQPPWKFSFRGRGERSLFDEEYAIQKNCYACREDTRHLFINDKENPYIQLEPFIWIRGDRVGGRSLMWGRQCYRWSDLDFEANARDGFGVDWPIRYRDIAPWYDYVERFAGISGQAEGLPQLPDGQFLPPMPMNCVELHVKERIEKAFPGRKMTIGRVAVLTVPLNGRAACHYCGVCERGCTPGAYFSSLSATLPAARATGNLTLRPNSIVHSVIYDEEKDRAVGVRVIDRETKEMLEFYGRIIFLCASTLATTQILLNSKSRRFPNGLGNSSGVLGHYLMDHHFVVGASGEIPGFEDKYYFGDRPNGIYIPRFRNLGDRATHRSDYLRGFGYQGGASRPGWDRGVNVSGFGAAFKKALRDPGPWVMGLGAWGEMLPRYENYVELDPERTDPWGMPLLRVHCTWGENELAMRKDMAQSAAEMLEAAGARNIQVYDGIEFAHPGLCIHEMGTARMGRDPKTSVLNAYNQMHDVPNVFVTDGACMASSACQNPSITYMALTARAAHYAVEQLKKGNL; encoded by the coding sequence ATGGTGAAAAAGAACGTGTTTGTGGCGCGGCCGCCGGAGGTGTACGATGCGATTGTGGTGGGATCGGGCATTTCGGGGGGGTGGGCGGCCAAAGAACTCTGCGAACTTGGACTGAAGACGCTCGTGCTGGAACGCGGCCGTCTCCTGGAGCACGGCAAGGACTACGTGACCGAGCACCAACCGCCCTGGAAATTCTCCTTTCGCGGGCGCGGCGAGCGCAGCCTTTTCGACGAAGAGTATGCCATTCAGAAAAACTGCTACGCCTGTCGCGAAGATACCAGGCACCTGTTCATCAACGACAAAGAGAATCCCTACATCCAGCTGGAGCCGTTCATCTGGATTCGCGGGGATCGGGTAGGCGGGCGTTCACTCATGTGGGGGCGCCAGTGTTACCGGTGGAGCGACCTGGACTTTGAGGCGAACGCGCGGGATGGCTTCGGGGTGGACTGGCCGATCCGGTACCGGGACATTGCCCCCTGGTACGACTATGTGGAGCGTTTTGCGGGGATCAGCGGTCAGGCCGAGGGCTTGCCGCAGCTTCCGGACGGTCAGTTTTTGCCGCCGATGCCGATGAACTGCGTCGAGTTGCACGTCAAGGAACGCATCGAAAAAGCTTTCCCCGGTCGCAAAATGACCATCGGGCGTGTGGCCGTGCTGACCGTACCCCTGAACGGCCGTGCGGCCTGCCATTACTGCGGCGTCTGCGAGCGGGGCTGCACACCGGGGGCGTATTTTTCGAGCCTGAGTGCCACGCTTCCGGCGGCGCGGGCGACGGGGAACCTGACGCTACGGCCCAACAGCATTGTGCACAGTGTGATCTACGACGAGGAGAAGGACCGGGCCGTGGGGGTGCGGGTGATCGACCGGGAGACGAAGGAGATGCTGGAGTTTTACGGGCGGATCATTTTCCTGTGCGCCTCGACGCTGGCAACGACGCAGATTCTGTTGAACTCGAAGTCGCGGCGATTCCCGAACGGGCTGGGCAATTCGAGCGGGGTGCTGGGGCACTACCTCATGGATCATCACTTCGTGGTCGGTGCCAGTGGAGAGATCCCGGGCTTCGAGGACAAGTATTACTTTGGCGATCGACCCAACGGCATTTACATTCCACGTTTTCGGAATCTGGGCGATCGCGCCACGCACCGTTCGGATTACCTCCGGGGTTTTGGCTATCAGGGGGGCGCCTCGCGGCCAGGGTGGGATCGAGGCGTGAACGTGAGTGGCTTCGGCGCTGCGTTCAAAAAAGCCCTGCGTGATCCGGGGCCGTGGGTCATGGGACTGGGGGCCTGGGGCGAGATGCTGCCGCGCTACGAGAACTACGTGGAGCTGGACCCTGAGCGCACGGACCCCTGGGGAATGCCGCTGTTGCGCGTCCATTGCACCTGGGGCGAGAACGAGCTGGCCATGCGCAAAGACATGGCACAGAGCGCGGCCGAGATGCTCGAGGCGGCCGGCGCCCGGAATATCCAGGTGTATGATGGAATCGAATTCGCGCATCCGGGGCTGTGCATTCACGAGATGGGGACGGCGCGGATGGGTCGGGATCCGAAGACGTCGGTGCTGAACGCCTACAACCAGATGCACGACGTGCCGAACGTGTTCGTGACCGATGGGGCCTGCATGGCTTCGTCGGCCTGTCAGAACCCCTCGATCACCTACATGGCGCTGACGGCGCGGGCGGCGCACTATGCCGTCGAACAACTCAAAAAAGGCAACCTGTAA
- a CDS encoding GMC oxidoreductase encodes MKKNVFVARPPEVYDAIVVGSGISGGWAAKELCELGLKTLVLERGRPIEHGKDYITEHMPPWQTPFRGLEDRKRMLEDHFIQMQAGPVNEYNIHFFINDRENPYTHDPDKPFLWIRGDQVGGRSIMWGRQSYRWSDLDFEANAREGIAIDWPIRYRDIAPWYDYVERFVGITGQAEGLPQLPDGQFLPPMPMNCVELHVKERIEKAFPGRKMTIGRAAILTVPHNGRAACHYCGPCDRGCTPGAYFSSLSSTLPAARATGNLTLRPNSIVHSVIYDEEKDRAVGVRVIDRETKEMLEFYGRIIFLCASTLATTQILLNSKSRRFPNGLGNSSGVLGHYLMDHHFKVGAGAEFPGFEDRYYFGNRPNGIYIPRFRNLGDRATRHPDFLRGYGYQGGASRGSWWRGAEMDGFGVSLKQALRDPGPWRMWLTGFGEMLPRYENYVELDPEVTDAWGIPVLRIHCTLSENERKMREDMANAAAEMLEAAGGKNVQPYIDDYKPGEGIHEMGTARMGRDPKTSVLNAYNQMHDVPNVFVTDGACMTSSACQNPSLTYMALTARAAHYAVEQLKKGNL; translated from the coding sequence ATGAAAAAGAACGTGTTTGTGGCGCGGCCGCCGGAGGTGTACGATGCGATCGTGGTGGGATCGGGCATTTCGGGAGGCTGGGCGGCCAAAGAACTCTGCGAACTGGGCCTGAAGACGCTCGTGCTGGAACGCGGCCGTCCCATCGAGCACGGCAAAGACTACATCACCGAGCACATGCCGCCGTGGCAGACGCCCTTCCGGGGCCTGGAAGACCGCAAGCGCATGCTCGAGGATCACTTCATCCAGATGCAGGCCGGTCCGGTCAACGAATACAACATTCACTTTTTCATCAACGATCGAGAAAATCCGTACACGCACGACCCCGACAAGCCTTTCCTGTGGATTCGGGGTGATCAGGTGGGCGGTCGCTCCATCATGTGGGGGCGGCAGAGCTACCGCTGGAGCGACCTGGACTTTGAGGCGAACGCGCGCGAAGGCATTGCCATCGACTGGCCGATTCGGTACAGAGACATTGCCCCCTGGTACGACTATGTAGAGCGCTTTGTCGGCATTACGGGTCAGGCCGAGGGCTTGCCGCAGCTTCCGGACGGTCAGTTTTTGCCGCCGATGCCGATGAACTGCGTCGAGTTGCACGTCAAGGAACGCATCGAGAAGGCCTTCCCCGGCCGCAAAATGACCATCGGACGGGCGGCCATCCTGACGGTGCCGCACAACGGCCGCGCGGCCTGCCATTACTGTGGTCCGTGCGATCGCGGCTGTACGCCGGGGGCTTATTTCAGCAGCCTGAGCAGTACGCTTCCGGCGGCGCGGGCGACGGGGAACCTGACGCTACGGCCCAACAGCATTGTGCACAGTGTGATCTACGACGAGGAGAAGGACCGGGCCGTGGGGGTGCGGGTGATCGACCGGGAGACAAAGGAGATGCTGGAGTTTTACGGGCGGATCATTTTCCTGTGCGCTTCGACGCTGGCAACGACACAGATTCTGTTGAACTCGAAGTCGCGGCGATTCCCGAACGGGCTGGGCAATTCGAGCGGGGTGCTGGGCCACTACCTCATGGACCATCATTTCAAAGTGGGGGCCGGGGCCGAATTCCCCGGCTTCGAGGACCGGTATTACTTCGGCAATCGACCCAACGGCATTTACATTCCACGTTTTCGGAATCTGGGCGATCGGGCCACGCGGCACCCGGACTTTCTGCGTGGATACGGCTATCAGGGTGGTGCCAGCCGGGGAAGCTGGTGGCGCGGGGCGGAGATGGACGGTTTTGGCGTGTCGCTCAAGCAGGCGCTGCGCGATCCCGGCCCCTGGCGTATGTGGCTGACCGGTTTCGGAGAAATGCTGCCGCGCTACGAGAACTACGTGGAACTGGACCCGGAGGTGACCGACGCCTGGGGCATTCCGGTGCTGCGCATTCACTGCACGCTGAGCGAGAATGAGCGGAAGATGCGGGAGGACATGGCCAATGCGGCGGCTGAGATGCTCGAGGCGGCCGGGGGCAAAAACGTGCAGCCGTACATCGACGACTACAAACCCGGCGAGGGCATTCATGAGATGGGGACGGCGCGGATGGGTCGGGATCCGAAGACGTCGGTGCTGAACGCCTACAACCAGATGCACGACGTGCCGAACGTGTTCGTGACCGATGGGGCCTGCATGACGTCTTCGGCCTGCCAGAACCCGTCGCTGACGTACATGGCGCTGACGGCGCGGGCGGCGCACTATGCCGTCGAACAACTCAAAAAAGGCAATCTGTAA
- a CDS encoding Gfo/Idh/MocA family protein translates to MKRLGVGFIGSGFITRFHIQSWQAVRDADIRGIWSPNRAHAEAAAALARALQVGEARAFDSIEAMVADPSIDAIWICGPNHARIENMEAIVDALERGKGELIGVACEKPLARNVAEARRMVELVERAGLLHGYLEDQLFTPAIRRGREIIWKRGAALTGRPYLARAAEEHSGPHAPWFWFGNLQGGGVLNDMMCHSVEVARFLLTEPGKPRQSIRPVKVTAQIASLKWSRPEYAAWLREHMDPRLDYEHHPAEDFARATIEFVDEDGRTLIAETTTSWSYVGPGLRLTAELLGPEYSLQVNSLDTGARLFFSRRVQGEAGEDLVEKQNAEQGWMPLVGNEAAEYGYEWENRYFVRCFLEGRQPEEDFHAGLEVVELLMTAYMSAEQERTLPWKPEGLESFVPAVARGTWQPNRR, encoded by the coding sequence ATGAAACGACTCGGTGTTGGGTTTATCGGCAGCGGCTTCATCACGCGCTTTCACATTCAGTCCTGGCAGGCCGTACGCGACGCCGACATCCGGGGCATCTGGAGCCCGAACCGGGCTCATGCCGAAGCAGCGGCAGCGCTGGCACGAGCGCTTCAAGTAGGCGAGGCCCGGGCGTTCGACTCGATCGAAGCGATGGTGGCCGATCCCTCGATCGACGCGATCTGGATCTGCGGTCCCAACCACGCCCGCATCGAAAACATGGAAGCCATTGTGGACGCGCTGGAACGCGGTAAAGGCGAACTAATCGGGGTGGCCTGCGAAAAACCGCTGGCGCGCAACGTGGCCGAAGCGCGCCGCATGGTGGAACTGGTGGAGCGCGCCGGTCTCCTGCACGGCTACCTGGAAGACCAGCTCTTTACGCCGGCCATCCGACGTGGTCGGGAGATCATCTGGAAGCGCGGCGCCGCCCTGACCGGACGGCCCTACCTGGCCCGCGCGGCCGAAGAGCACAGCGGCCCACATGCCCCCTGGTTCTGGTTCGGCAACCTGCAGGGCGGCGGCGTGCTCAACGACATGATGTGCCACAGCGTCGAGGTGGCCCGTTTTCTGCTGACCGAGCCCGGCAAGCCGCGTCAGAGCATCCGGCCGGTCAAGGTCACGGCTCAGATCGCCAGCCTGAAGTGGTCGCGTCCGGAGTACGCCGCCTGGCTCCGGGAGCACATGGACCCGCGCCTGGACTACGAGCACCATCCGGCCGAGGACTTCGCCCGTGCGACGATCGAGTTCGTGGACGAAGACGGCCGCACGCTCATCGCCGAGACGACCACTTCGTGGAGCTACGTCGGCCCCGGTCTGCGCCTGACGGCCGAACTGCTCGGTCCGGAATATTCACTACAGGTCAATTCGCTGGACACCGGCGCCCGGTTGTTCTTCAGCCGACGCGTACAGGGCGAAGCCGGCGAGGATCTCGTCGAAAAGCAGAATGCCGAGCAGGGCTGGATGCCGCTGGTGGGCAACGAAGCGGCCGAATACGGCTACGAATGGGAAAACCGCTACTTCGTGCGTTGCTTCCTTGAAGGACGTCAGCCGGAGGAAGACTTCCACGCAGGCCTGGAAGTGGTCGAACTGCTCATGACCGCCTACATGAGCGCCGAGCAGGAACGTACGCTCCCCTGGAAGCCGGAAGGGCTGGAATCGTTCGTACCGGCCGTTGCCCGCGGCACCTGGCAACCGAACCGACGGTGA
- a CDS encoding Gfo/Idh/MocA family protein, with protein sequence MAGRRISRRRFLGTMATAGAAFTIVPRHVLGRGFVPPSDKLNIACIGVGGRGAWNVRGVSSENLVAFCDVDDERAAETYRAFPNVPRYKDFRVMLEREGARIDAVVISTPDHTHAVAAMMAIQMGKHVYCEKPLTRTIYEARRLAEAAREKGVVTQMGNQGHAGEGTRQIREWIEAGAIGTVREIHFWTNRPIWPQAIERPLEAYHVPPTLAWDLWLGPAPERPYHPAYVPFKWRGWWDFGTGALGDMGCHIMDAAFWTFDLRDPVRVTAETTPVFPETAPLVSRVTYEFAARGNRPALRVVWRDGNLAPPRPPQWEKDRPWPPMDSGQMFIGDEGVLIAGTYGENPRLVPESRHQEWIASAPAPRYPRSPGVYQEWIEACKNGGQAGSNFPDYAGPLTEMVLLGNLAVRVGGTIEWDVAAMRVTNIEVPEEYIRPAYRSGWQL encoded by the coding sequence ATGGCAGGTCGGCGAATCTCCCGGCGTCGGTTTCTGGGCACGATGGCCACGGCCGGAGCCGCTTTCACGATTGTGCCCCGGCACGTACTGGGACGAGGTTTTGTGCCACCCAGCGACAAGCTGAACATTGCCTGCATCGGCGTGGGGGGCCGTGGCGCCTGGAATGTGCGTGGCGTCTCTTCGGAAAATCTGGTGGCCTTTTGCGACGTGGACGACGAGCGGGCGGCCGAGACCTACCGGGCTTTTCCGAACGTGCCGCGCTACAAGGACTTCCGGGTGATGCTGGAGCGCGAAGGCGCGCGCATCGACGCGGTGGTGATCTCGACGCCCGACCACACGCACGCCGTGGCGGCGATGATGGCCATTCAGATGGGCAAGCACGTCTACTGCGAAAAGCCGCTCACGCGTACGATCTACGAGGCGCGGCGGCTGGCCGAGGCGGCGCGTGAAAAGGGGGTGGTGACGCAGATGGGCAACCAGGGCCACGCGGGCGAGGGTACGCGCCAGATCCGGGAATGGATCGAGGCGGGTGCGATTGGTACGGTGCGGGAGATTCATTTCTGGACGAACCGGCCGATCTGGCCGCAGGCGATTGAGCGGCCGCTGGAGGCCTACCACGTGCCGCCGACGCTGGCCTGGGATCTGTGGCTGGGGCCGGCGCCGGAGCGGCCCTACCATCCGGCCTACGTGCCGTTTAAGTGGCGGGGGTGGTGGGACTTTGGCACCGGGGCGTTGGGCGACATGGGCTGTCACATCATGGATGCGGCCTTCTGGACGTTCGACCTGCGCGATCCGGTGCGGGTGACGGCCGAGACGACCCCGGTTTTTCCGGAGACGGCGCCGCTGGTGTCGCGCGTAACCTACGAGTTTGCGGCCCGGGGAAATCGGCCGGCGCTTCGGGTGGTCTGGCGCGACGGCAACCTGGCGCCGCCGCGTCCCCCACAGTGGGAGAAGGATCGGCCCTGGCCGCCGATGGACAGCGGGCAGATGTTCATCGGCGACGAGGGCGTGCTGATTGCAGGGACCTATGGGGAAAATCCGCGCCTGGTGCCCGAGTCGCGGCATCAGGAGTGGATTGCTTCGGCGCCGGCGCCGCGCTACCCGCGTTCGCCGGGTGTGTATCAGGAGTGGATCGAAGCCTGTAAGAACGGCGGGCAGGCAGGTTCGAACTTCCCGGACTATGCGGGGCCGTTGACGGAGATGGTGCTGCTGGGGAATCTGGCCGTGCGCGTGGGCGGCACGATCGAATGGGACGTGGCCGCCATGCGCGTGACGAACATCGAGGTGCCGGAGGAATACATCCGGCCCGCCTACCGCAGCGGCTGGCAGCTGTGA